In Eriocheir sinensis breed Jianghai 21 chromosome 52, ASM2467909v1, whole genome shotgun sequence, one genomic interval encodes:
- the LOC126983003 gene encoding paraplegin-like, producing the protein MERVSASAARAVWSRARVLCSLMHRCTLHRPQTHSQRNIAIHSPVRKTFIQRYRQALTSPAWTKINREFVAVTKLLERSGVSASQQGELLWRSFHTSPPQSNQPGQGGMPGPGGGQPQGSSGGNGNKDNDDEKKGMLAKAALWMLTAYMFIAIISLLFPGSNQPEVARYVSWNEFVHQMLARGEVEELIVRPDLDIVTIILQEGAVVKGKKIDQRTFHMNIVDLQHFEERLREAESKLGIRTDQGIPVVYERSGDTASRLLASIIVVAIIVSLLSRNMNIRGPLGMEGMSQMTRAKFTIIDPLLPGSGRGVKFADVAGAKEAKQEVMEFVDFLKNPDKYRTLGAKVPKGALLLGPPGCGKTLLAKAVATEGHIPFLAMNGSEFTEMIGGLGAARVRDLFKEAKKRAPCIVYIDELDAIGRQRASGQSGYDGGSGESEQTLNQLLVEMDGIGSKEGVVLLASTNRLDILDKALLRPGRFDRHIMMDLPNQEERREIFEHHLKSIVLEKPASYYSRRMSSLTLGFSGADIANVVNEAALHAARYGKKVVTALDLEYAVERVVGGTEKRSQALSPEERRVVAYHESGHALLGWLLEHTDALLKVTIVPRTNQALGFAQYVPKDQKLFTQQELFEKMCMALGGRVAESLVFNRVTTGAQNDLEKVTKMAYAMVRTFGFSDVVGLVSYPDEENREYGVRPYSENLDAIIDKEVSSLIFSSYKKTEEVLKANMDKLKLLAEALLQKETLNYDDVKAVLGPMPHQNKVVVEPLQFEGEINTWREAGKQG; encoded by the exons atggaaagggtgagCGCCTCAGCAGCAAGGGCGGTGTGGAGCCGCGCGCGTGTGCTATGCTCCCTCATGCACAGGTGTACACTGCACAGgccacagacacactcacag AGAAACATTGCCATTCACTCACCAGTGAGGAAGACTTTCATCCAGCGGTACAGACAGGCGCTGACCTCACCAGCATGGACCAAGATCAACCGGGAGTTTGTTGCTGTCACCAAACTCCTCGAAAG GTCTGGAGTATCAGCATCCCAGCAAGGAGAACTGTTGTGGCGCAGTTTCCACACCAGCCCACCTCAGTCCAACCAGCCGGGGCAGGGAGGAATGCCGGGCCCAGGGGGTGGCCAGCCTCAGGGGAGCTCTGGTGGCAATGGAAACAAGGACaatgatgatgagaagaaggGCATGTTGGCCAAGGCTGCACTGTGGATGTTGACGGCCTATATGTTTATTGccatcatttctctcctcttccctggcAGCAACCAACCTGAA GTGGCGCGTTATGTATCGTGGAATGAGTTTGTGCACCAGATGTTGGCtcgtggagaggtggaggagctcATCGTGCGGCCGGACCTGGACATTGTGACCATCATCCTGCAAGAGGGAGCTGTCGTCAAGGGCAAGAAG ATAGACCAGAGGACATTCCACATGAACATAGTGGACCTGCAGCATTTTGAGGAGAGACTAAGGGAGGCAGAGAGTAAGCTGGGGATCAGGACGGACCAGGGCATCCCGGTGGTGTACGAGCGGAGCGGCGACACGGCCAGCCGCCTCTTGGCCTCCATTATCGTGGTGGCCATCATTGTCTCTCTCTTGTCTCGCAACATGAACATCCGAGGTCCACTTGGCATGGAGGGAATG AGCCAAATGACCCGCGCCAAGTTCACCATCATTGACCCGCTACTGCCGGGCTCGGGGCGAGGAGTCAAGTTCGCTGACGTAGCCGGCGCCAAGGAGGCCAAGCAGGAGGTTATGGAGTTTGTTGACTTCCTCAAGAATCCTGACAAATATAGGACTCTTGGCGCTAAG GTTCCCAAGGGTGCACTTCTTCTGGGCCCCCCTGGCTGTGGCAAGACTTTGCTGGCCAAGGCTGTGGCCACTGAGGGCCACATTCCCTTCCTGGCCATGAATGGTTCAGAATTTACAGAAATGATTGGTGGCCTGGGAGCTGCAAGGGTCAG GGACCTGTTCAAAGAGGCAAAGAAGCGAGCGCCGTGTATTGTGTACATCGACGAGCTTGATGCCATTGGCCGTCAGCGTGCCAGTGGACAGTCTGGCTATGACGGAGGGTCAGGAGAGTCTGAACAGACTCTCAACCAACTGCTTGTGGAGATGGATGGCATTGGCTCCAAGGAGGGAGTGGTTCTGCTTGCCTCCACCAATAGGCTTGACATTCTGGACAAG GCACTCTTGAGGCCTGGGAGGTTTGACCGCCACATCATGATGGACCTCCCCAACCAGGAGGAGAGGCGGGAGATCTTTGAACACCACCTTAAGAGCATCGTTTTAGAGAAGCCAGCCAGTTACTACTCTCGGAGGATGTCTTCCCTCACCCTTGGATTCAGTG GCGCTGACATAGCCAACGTGGTGAATGAGGCGGCCTTGCATGCAGCCCGGTATGGCAAAAAGGTGGTGACAGCCCTTGACCTGGAGTATGCCGTGGAGCGTGTGGTTGGCGGCACAGAAAAGAGATCACAG GCTCTGTCACCCGAGGAGAGGCGGGTTGTTGCCTACCATGAGTCTGGTCATGCCTTGTTGGGGTGGCTGCTGGAGCACACAGATGCCCTTCTCAAGGTCACCATTGTCCCAAGAACCAACCAGGCTCTTGGCTTTGCCCAGTATGTGCCCAAGGATCAAAAGCTCTTCACCCAACAGGAG CTCTTTGAAAAGATGTGTATGGCCCTGGGGGGCCGTGTTGCCGAATCTCTGGTGTTCAACAGGGTGACCACTGGGGCTCAGAATGACCTGGAGAAAGTCACCAAGATGGCCTATGCAATG GTTCGTACTTTTGGGTTCAGTGATGTGGTGGGGTTGGTGTCGTACCCTGACGAGGAGAACAGAGAGTATGGGGTGAGGCCATACTCTGAAAACTTAGATGCTATCATTGACAAGGAGGTCTCTAGTCTCATATTTTCATCTTATAAGAAGACTGAAGAGGTTTTAAAAGCAAATATGGACAAGTTGAAATTG CTGGCTGAGGCACTGCTGCAGAAGGAGACTCTGAACTATGATGACGTAAAGGCCGTGCTGGGACCGATGCCGCACCAGAACAAGGTGGTTGTGGAGCCACTTCAGTTTGAAGGCGAGATCAACACGTGGCGGGAAGCAGGCAAGCAGGGCTGA
- the LOC126983002 gene encoding roquin-1-like isoform X2, translating to MPIQAPQWTEFLSCPICCHEFDSGQRGPISLGCGHTVCRACLAKLQRNQCPYDQTVMRLELDQLPVNGALLSLVGAGSTVEEGELPPPPPVPPTHTPNYFMAVKCIKELALFLKPFSGTGTNGSTSLLSRPMQRKLVTLINCQLVEDEGRARAVRAARSLGERTVTELILQHQNHQQLSANLWAAVRARGCQFLGPAMQEEVLKLVLLALEDGSALSRKVLVMFVVQRLEPHFPQASKTSIGHVVQLLYRASCFKVSKREGDSSLMQLKEEFRTYEALRREHDAQIVQIATEAGLRIAPDQWSSLLYGDTAHKSHMQSIIDKLQTPQSFGQSVQELVIALQRTGDPGQLSSLRPQLELLAALDPAPDAPPPGWKPCAEAMEAVRAVVTGLVHFIQHHGNRKLPDAHHPHNAKYKTSMCRDLTQRSGCPRGNNCTFAHSEEELEKYRNRSRKHGKGLAPPLTAPAIKTSAQHLTVPAAPLTPHPPTGVEAKNGEHAPPTGPVPKATTVEEMLQVGDIPPPAAPLSYETHKFVHLPAHTQSVPVMPAPTPTPAIIQPALAPAPFHPTPVAEYTYSSFHCQPPVFAQAAPPQQPLPSAPTAAVFPGQATAIVPDLYGGNPPTMLLNTAPVYNVTGHTNEYCIPIANTKPTNSGLHPLVSCWPDTSCATFCVTTSPSTSSSLTPAASIMATKSMEELKERKEAIMNQLETIVGKEATHQMATQIANGEELSKPQEFTSTYSIWTSGADFYIAPKGLEKPYEPVTGYRTFAARKEEGKGGKDDFIPFDPPLVSRFGPISRMSRTVIQPANPIQSSMLYQPGGYTVGVMTCIPASLEHMNTMGHGIVDPVFTQLDSSGGLRAVSADAAQQECLRQQFAATREGLDAIVLDEKRMVELHEVRLKEELSLVMNRIELKRKEMESKAAAAAGSSQDTEKDLGDFEKNWKFDFEDEKE from the exons ATGCCCATCCAGGCCCCCCAGTGGACCGAATTCTTGTCGTGTCCCATCTGCTGCCATGAGTTTGACAGTGGACAGCGCGGCCCCATCAGCCTCGGGTGCGGCCACACCGTGTGCCGCGCCTGCTTGGCCAAGCTGCAGCGCAACCAGTGTCCTTATGACCAG ACTGTAATGCGACTGGAACTGGACCAGCTTCCAGTCAATGGAGCGCTGTTGTCCCTGGTGGGGGCTGGAAGCACCGTGGAGGAGGGGGaactgccccctcctcccccggtGCCCCCAACCCACACCCCCAACTACTTCATGGCAGTCAAGTGCATTAAGGAGCTGGCACTCTTTCTCAAGCCCTTCTCTG GCACAGGCACCAATGGCTCCACCTCACTCCTATCCCGGCCAATGCAGAGAAAGCTTGTCACACTCATCAATTGCCAGCTGGTAGAGGATGAGGGGCGAGCCAGGGCGGTGAGGGCGGCCCGGTCCCTGGGCGAACGAACAGTCACCGAGCTCATCCTGCAGCACCAAAACCACCAGCAGCTCTCAGCTAACCTGTGGGCAGCAGTGAGGGCCAGAGGCTGTCAGTTTCTAGGCCCTG CCATGCAGGAGGAGGTGCTGAAGCTGGTGCTGCTGGCGCTGGAGGATGGGTCTGCACTCTCCAGGAAGGTGCTGGTGATGTTCGTGGTGCAGCGGCTGGAGCCTCACTTCCCCCAAGCCTCCAAAACAAGCATCGGACATGTTGTTCAGCTACTCTACCGTGCCTCTTGCTTCAAG gTTTCCAAAAGGGAGGGCGACTCGTCCTTGATGCAACTGAAGGAGGAGTTCCGCACCTACGAGGCACTGAGGCGGGAGCACGACGCCCAGATTGTTCAGATTGCCACCGAGGCTGGGCTCAGGATCGCCCCCGACCAGTGGTCCTCCCTACTCTACGGTGACACAGCGCACAAGTCACACATGCAGTCCATCATTGACAAGCTACAGACCCCACAGTCCTTCGGGCAGTCAGTGCAG GAGCTGGTTATTGCCCTGCAGCGTACTGGTGACCCTGGCCAGCTGTCTTCCCTGCGGCCTCAGCTGGAGCTGTTGGCAGCACTGGACCCAGCCCCTGATGCACCTCCGCCAGGGTGGAAGCCATGTGCGGAGGCCATGGAAGCAGTGAGGGCAGTGGTGACCGGCCTGGTGCACTTCATACAGCACCATGGAAACCGCAAGCTGCCAGATGCTCACCACCCACACAATGCCAAGTACAAGACCAGCATGTGCCGAGACCTCACGCAGCGCAGCGGCTGTCCACGGGGCAACAACTGCACGTTTGCCCACTCCGAGGAAGAGTTGGAGAAGTACCGCAACCGCAGCCGCAAGCACGGTAAGGGTTTGGCCCCGCCCCTGACAGCCCCAGCCATCAAGACCTCAGCTCAGCATCTTACAGTTCCTGCAGCACCTCTCACACCACACCCTCCAACTGGTGTGGAGGCCAAAAATGGGGAGCACGCGCCTCCTACCGGCCCCGTGCCTAAAGCCACCACTGTTGAGGAGATGCTCCAGGTTGGAGACATTCCACCCCCAGCTGCCCCACTCTCTTATGAAACCCACAAGTTTGTACACCTTCCAGCCCACACCCAGTCCGTGCCAGTGATGCCTGCTCCCACACCCACCCCTGCCATCATTCAGCCAGCCCTTGCCCCAGCACCCTTCCACCCAACCCCAGTGGCAGAATACACGTACAGCTCCTTCCACTGCCAACCTCCAGTGTTTGCCCAGGCTGCCCCTCCCCAGCAGCCCCTTCCCTCGGCCCCTACAGCAGCAGTGTTTCCTGGTCAGGCAACAGCCATCGTGCCAGACTTGTATGGCGGCAACCCCCCCACCATGCTGCTCAACACTGCCCCGGTGTACAATGTGACCGGCCACACAAATGAGTACTGCATCCCCATCGCCAACACAAAGCCCACCAACTCTGGCCTTCACCCTCTAGTTTCCTGCTGGCCCGACACTAGCTGTGCCACCTTCTGCGTCAccacctctccttccacctcatcCTCCCTGACACCAGCAGCCTCCATCATGGCTACCAAGTCTATGGAGGagctgaaggagaggaaagaggccaTCATGAACCAGCTGGAAACTATCGTGGGCAAGGAGGCCACTCACCAGATGGCCACACAGATTGCCAATGGTGAGGAGCTCAGCAAGCCCCAGGAGTTCACGTCCACCTACAGCATCTGGACCTCTGGGGCAGACTTCTACATAGCACCCAAGGGCCTCGAGAAGCCCTACGAGCCTGTCACTGGCTATCGCACCTTTGCCGCCAGGAAAGAAgagggcaagggaggcaaggacgACTTCATACCCTTTGATCCGCCGCTAGTGAGCCGCTTTGGACCAATCTCCCGCATGTCCCGCACCGTCATCCAGCCGGCCAACCCCATCCAGTCCTCG ATGCTTTACCAGCCGGGTGGGTACACAGTAGGGGTGATGACCTGCATCCCCGCCTCCCTGGAGCACATGAACACGATGGGCCATGGCATTGTGGACCCGGTCTTCACTCAGCTGGATTCCTCCGGTGGCCTCAGAGCCGTGTCAGCCGATGCAGCCCAGCAGGAGTGTTTGAGGCAGCAGTTTGCAGCCACCAGGGAAGGACTGGATGCCATAGTGCTGGATGAGAAGAGAATG GTCGAGCTGCATGAGGTGCGTCTGAAGGAGGAGCTGAGCCTCGTCATGAACAGGATTGAGTTGAAGCGCAAGGAGATGGAGAGCAAGGCGGCAGCAGCGGCAGGGTCCTCGCAG GATACTGAGAAGGACCTTGGGGACTTTGAGAAGAACTGGAAATTTGATTTtgaggatgaaaaggaataa
- the LOC126983002 gene encoding roquin-1-like isoform X1, giving the protein MPIQAPQWTEFLSCPICCHEFDSGQRGPISLGCGHTVCRACLAKLQRNQCPYDQTVMRLELDQLPVNGALLSLVGAGSTVEEGELPPPPPVPPTHTPNYFMAVKCIKELALFLKPFSGTGTNGSTSLLSRPMQRKLVTLINCQLVEDEGRARAVRAARSLGERTVTELILQHQNHQQLSANLWAAVRARGCQFLGPAMQEEVLKLVLLALEDGSALSRKVLVMFVVQRLEPHFPQASKTSIGHVVQLLYRASCFKVSKREGDSSLMQLKEEFRTYEALRREHDAQIVQIATEAGLRIAPDQWSSLLYGDTAHKSHMQSIIDKLQTPQSFGQSVQELVIALQRTGDPGQLSSLRPQLELLAALDPAPDAPPPGWKPCAEAMEAVRAVVTGLVHFIQHHGNRKLPDAHHPHNAKYKTSMCRDLTQRSGCPRGNNCTFAHSEEELEKYRNRSRKHGKGLAPPLTAPAIKTSAQHLTVPAAPLTPHPPTGVEAKNGEHAPPTGPVPKATTVEEMLQVGDIPPPAAPLSYETHKFVHLPAHTQSVPVMPAPTPTPAIIQPALAPAPFHPTPVAEYTYSSFHCQPPVFAQAAPPQQPLPSAPTAAVFPGQATAIVPDLYGGNPPTMLLNTAPVYNVTGHTNEYCIPIANTKPTNSGLHPLVSCWPDTSCATFCVTTSPSTSSSLTPAASIMATKSMEELKERKEAIMNQLETIVGKEATHQMATQIANGEELSKPQEFTSTYSIWTSGADFYIAPKGLEKPYEPVTGYRTFAARKEEGKGGKDDFIPFDPPLVSRFGPISRMSRTVIQPANPIQSSVSSATETTTTPTVRRPVPAISPMPQMLYQPGGYTVGVMTCIPASLEHMNTMGHGIVDPVFTQLDSSGGLRAVSADAAQQECLRQQFAATREGLDAIVLDEKRMVELHEVRLKEELSLVMNRIELKRKEMESKAAAAAGSSQDTEKDLGDFEKNWKFDFEDEKE; this is encoded by the exons ATGCCCATCCAGGCCCCCCAGTGGACCGAATTCTTGTCGTGTCCCATCTGCTGCCATGAGTTTGACAGTGGACAGCGCGGCCCCATCAGCCTCGGGTGCGGCCACACCGTGTGCCGCGCCTGCTTGGCCAAGCTGCAGCGCAACCAGTGTCCTTATGACCAG ACTGTAATGCGACTGGAACTGGACCAGCTTCCAGTCAATGGAGCGCTGTTGTCCCTGGTGGGGGCTGGAAGCACCGTGGAGGAGGGGGaactgccccctcctcccccggtGCCCCCAACCCACACCCCCAACTACTTCATGGCAGTCAAGTGCATTAAGGAGCTGGCACTCTTTCTCAAGCCCTTCTCTG GCACAGGCACCAATGGCTCCACCTCACTCCTATCCCGGCCAATGCAGAGAAAGCTTGTCACACTCATCAATTGCCAGCTGGTAGAGGATGAGGGGCGAGCCAGGGCGGTGAGGGCGGCCCGGTCCCTGGGCGAACGAACAGTCACCGAGCTCATCCTGCAGCACCAAAACCACCAGCAGCTCTCAGCTAACCTGTGGGCAGCAGTGAGGGCCAGAGGCTGTCAGTTTCTAGGCCCTG CCATGCAGGAGGAGGTGCTGAAGCTGGTGCTGCTGGCGCTGGAGGATGGGTCTGCACTCTCCAGGAAGGTGCTGGTGATGTTCGTGGTGCAGCGGCTGGAGCCTCACTTCCCCCAAGCCTCCAAAACAAGCATCGGACATGTTGTTCAGCTACTCTACCGTGCCTCTTGCTTCAAG gTTTCCAAAAGGGAGGGCGACTCGTCCTTGATGCAACTGAAGGAGGAGTTCCGCACCTACGAGGCACTGAGGCGGGAGCACGACGCCCAGATTGTTCAGATTGCCACCGAGGCTGGGCTCAGGATCGCCCCCGACCAGTGGTCCTCCCTACTCTACGGTGACACAGCGCACAAGTCACACATGCAGTCCATCATTGACAAGCTACAGACCCCACAGTCCTTCGGGCAGTCAGTGCAG GAGCTGGTTATTGCCCTGCAGCGTACTGGTGACCCTGGCCAGCTGTCTTCCCTGCGGCCTCAGCTGGAGCTGTTGGCAGCACTGGACCCAGCCCCTGATGCACCTCCGCCAGGGTGGAAGCCATGTGCGGAGGCCATGGAAGCAGTGAGGGCAGTGGTGACCGGCCTGGTGCACTTCATACAGCACCATGGAAACCGCAAGCTGCCAGATGCTCACCACCCACACAATGCCAAGTACAAGACCAGCATGTGCCGAGACCTCACGCAGCGCAGCGGCTGTCCACGGGGCAACAACTGCACGTTTGCCCACTCCGAGGAAGAGTTGGAGAAGTACCGCAACCGCAGCCGCAAGCACGGTAAGGGTTTGGCCCCGCCCCTGACAGCCCCAGCCATCAAGACCTCAGCTCAGCATCTTACAGTTCCTGCAGCACCTCTCACACCACACCCTCCAACTGGTGTGGAGGCCAAAAATGGGGAGCACGCGCCTCCTACCGGCCCCGTGCCTAAAGCCACCACTGTTGAGGAGATGCTCCAGGTTGGAGACATTCCACCCCCAGCTGCCCCACTCTCTTATGAAACCCACAAGTTTGTACACCTTCCAGCCCACACCCAGTCCGTGCCAGTGATGCCTGCTCCCACACCCACCCCTGCCATCATTCAGCCAGCCCTTGCCCCAGCACCCTTCCACCCAACCCCAGTGGCAGAATACACGTACAGCTCCTTCCACTGCCAACCTCCAGTGTTTGCCCAGGCTGCCCCTCCCCAGCAGCCCCTTCCCTCGGCCCCTACAGCAGCAGTGTTTCCTGGTCAGGCAACAGCCATCGTGCCAGACTTGTATGGCGGCAACCCCCCCACCATGCTGCTCAACACTGCCCCGGTGTACAATGTGACCGGCCACACAAATGAGTACTGCATCCCCATCGCCAACACAAAGCCCACCAACTCTGGCCTTCACCCTCTAGTTTCCTGCTGGCCCGACACTAGCTGTGCCACCTTCTGCGTCAccacctctccttccacctcatcCTCCCTGACACCAGCAGCCTCCATCATGGCTACCAAGTCTATGGAGGagctgaaggagaggaaagaggccaTCATGAACCAGCTGGAAACTATCGTGGGCAAGGAGGCCACTCACCAGATGGCCACACAGATTGCCAATGGTGAGGAGCTCAGCAAGCCCCAGGAGTTCACGTCCACCTACAGCATCTGGACCTCTGGGGCAGACTTCTACATAGCACCCAAGGGCCTCGAGAAGCCCTACGAGCCTGTCACTGGCTATCGCACCTTTGCCGCCAGGAAAGAAgagggcaagggaggcaaggacgACTTCATACCCTTTGATCCGCCGCTAGTGAGCCGCTTTGGACCAATCTCCCGCATGTCCCGCACCGTCATCCAGCCGGCCAACCCCATCCAGTCCTCGGTGAGCAGCGCCACAGAgacaaccaccacccccaccgtGCGGCGCCCCGTGCCAGCCATCTCACCCATGCCACAG ATGCTTTACCAGCCGGGTGGGTACACAGTAGGGGTGATGACCTGCATCCCCGCCTCCCTGGAGCACATGAACACGATGGGCCATGGCATTGTGGACCCGGTCTTCACTCAGCTGGATTCCTCCGGTGGCCTCAGAGCCGTGTCAGCCGATGCAGCCCAGCAGGAGTGTTTGAGGCAGCAGTTTGCAGCCACCAGGGAAGGACTGGATGCCATAGTGCTGGATGAGAAGAGAATG GTCGAGCTGCATGAGGTGCGTCTGAAGGAGGAGCTGAGCCTCGTCATGAACAGGATTGAGTTGAAGCGCAAGGAGATGGAGAGCAAGGCGGCAGCAGCGGCAGGGTCCTCGCAG GATACTGAGAAGGACCTTGGGGACTTTGAGAAGAACTGGAAATTTGATTTtgaggatgaaaaggaataa
- the LOC126983004 gene encoding zinc finger protein 277-like produces the protein MGTWGSDLAALDFNFGSDAPVGCLLCSESFTVAQDSQPLQQHLLEAHHFIIGEVEQVADLRQYVLYWGKLRHLELQDYCVVFCATSQPGATSDPSPANTYYLLCDKLPEDYKLRRSLMQMKLKHVVAQKERECQDVSFSRQCIYCSEVLGGGVTSCFQHLTHQHSFSLGNPDNIVYGAELLDILHEKLRKLQCLFCEKIFKTHKMLREHMRKQQHRCLNPKNKIYDKFYLRNYLRPGTPWEETKRDLDEESDTESVNEACGQAVKVQEEPAWTDWQEVNTHPTTCLFCPFTTTKVPRGLFSHMQVHHNFDFESITRNFSFYQKVKAVNFIRTCMKEQRCLQCQVVFADSEALQDHMAQTGHFRLPQSLIWDLPQYHFPVFDNDGLLLHMEDDEMDEQEADPGTPASEAEQVIYPEDLQPHDDSILQDSSLREEITRTEDKEDDLVVKCLFCCYTVPGERAHLQVYSHMRTLHCFDFPEVVSGLSFYTQVKLVNYMRRKAAQSECHVCSRVLRDRGAMEEHRVLASHTALPQSHLYQDQSWLKPTLEGDGLLQRLREDGDSDDEDPRVPDTSRKEVVFGEDVQLPQLTSQLRALRLELLETGNS, from the exons ATGGGCACCTGGGGCTCAGATCTTGCTGCACTTGACTTCAACTTTGGCTCTGATGCCCCAGTGGGATGCCTCCTCTGCTCCGAGAGCTTCACAGTGGCCCAGGACAGCCAGCCCCTCCAGCAGCACCTGCTGGAGGCCCACCACTTCATCATTGGAGAGGTGGAACAGGTGGCTGACCTCAGGCA ATATGTCCTGTACTGGGGAAAGCTGCGTCACCTGGAGCTGCAGGATTACTGTGTGGTGTTCTGTGCAACCAGCCAGCCTGGCGCTACAAGCGACCCTTCCCCTGCCAACACATACTACCTCCTCTGTGACAAGCTGCCTGAGGACTACAAGCTGAGGCGCTCCCTCATGCAGATGAAACTG AAGCACGTGGTGgcacagaaggaaagggagtgccAAGACGTCAGCTTCTCGCGCCAATGCATCTACTGCAGCGAGGTGCTGGGGGGTGGCGTGACTAGCTGCTTCCAACACCTCACCCACCAGCACAGCTTCTCCCTTGGCAACCCAGACAACATAGTGTATGGGGCTGAGCTATTGGATATCCTACATGAAAAACTGAGGAA GTTGCAGTGCCTATTCTGTGAGAAGATCTTCAAGACTCACAAGATGCTGCGGGAACACATGAGGAAGCAGCAGCACCGTTGCCTCAACCCCAAAAACAAGATATATGACAAATTTTACCTCCGGAACTACTTACGG CCTGGAACACCTTGGGAGGAGACAAAGCGGGACCTGGATGAAGAGAGTGACACAGAGAGTGTGAATGAGGCTTGTGGGCAGGCCGTGAAGGTACAGGAGGAACCGGCCTGGACTGACTGGCAGGAGGTCAACACTCACCCCACCACCTGCCTCTTCtgccccttcaccaccacaaaG GTTCCCAGAGGCTTGTTCAGCCACATGCAGGTTCACCACAACTTTGACTTTGAGAGCATCACTCGTAACTTCAGCTTCTACCAAAAAGTCAAAGCTGTTAATTTCATACGAACTTGT ATGAAGGAGCAGCGGTGTCTACAGTGCCAAGTTGTGTTTGCTGACAGTGAGGCTCTACAGGACCACATGGCTCAGACTGGACACTTCAGGCTTCCTCAGTCACTAATTTGGGACCTCCCTCA GTACCACTTCCCAGTCTTCGACAATGACGGTCTGCTGCTGCACATGGAGGACGACGAGATGGATGAGCAGGAGGCTGACCCCGGCACCCCAGCCAGCGAGGCAGAGCAG GTGATCTACCCAGAGGACCTGCAGCCACACGATGACTCCATCCTGCAGGACTCCTCTCTGCGGGAGGAGATCACCAGGactgaggacaaggaggacgacCTGGTGGTAAAGTGTCTGTTCTGCTGCTACACTGTGCCGGGGGAACGCGCCCACCTGCAGGTGTACTCCCACATGCGTACCTTGCACTGCTTTGACTTTCCCGAGGTAGTGAGCGGCCTTTCCTTCTACACACAGGTGAAGCTCGTCAACTACATGAGAAGAAAG GCGGCGCAGAGTGAGTGTCATGTGTGTAGCCGGGTGTTGAGGGACAGAGGGGCCATGGAGGAGCACCGGGTGTTGGCCAGCCACACTGCCCTTCCCCAGAGTCACCTGTACCAAGACCAGAG CTGGCTGAAACCCACACTGGAAGGGGATGGGCTGTTGCAGAGGCTGAGGGAGGATGGAGATTCAGATGACGAGGACCCCAGAGTGCCGGACACCTCGCGGAAGGAG GTTGTATTTGGAGAGGATGTACAACTTCCTCAACTAACCAGCCAACTGAGAGCCCTCAGACTGGAGCTGCTTGAGACTGGCAATTCTTGA